GTGGTAATGCTGAAAATATTGCATTTCCtttgtgcatttaaaaaaaaaaataattgtcaaaCTCCCATGAATCCCCTCTCTTGCACTTATTCCcggtttttaaagaaagattaaaGTCTATTCCATATTAAAGATGGTCAAGCATGCACCAGGAATGTCTGAAgctagagatttttttttttcctttttcaaaaggCACACCGCGGTTTATTtgtggcttttaattttttcgTACATTCGcttgcatgtttttttaatcctctctTAATTATgcagttttaaagcattttggaTCATTAATGAAGGCCTTGGcttctaataaaataaaataaaaaacagagcAATGATAATATTAAAGATTTACTAAGGTAAACTTGGAATACTTTTTAAGGCACCTGAGATAAATGGGTCTAGCAAAATTCACTTGGGTagtatttttcaataaaaaattccacttaaaatactgtttctttggTTGAAATGTCTTGGCAGGAATGTATTAGTAACCTTGCAGCCTTTTCTAAGCAAGAAAGACAACATACATTTGgcttcatttgaaaaataaatctgataaTGCTTCTTCCTTTAGATCTACTTGAAATTCATGCATGGTGTATTTCCCCACATGTCAGAATTCACACCTAGGAACATGAATGTGTGACTGAACAGAAACTACTTAAAGCTCATTCTTACCAACATTCTAAGTTCTCCCACTactttgtttatttgcttgtttggcagtgtttttgggttttggtttggtttggtgttttgtttttttttttttttttttggctgaaaagtagaaaagaaaacgCCTTTGGATTTCCACTTATCATCTGGAACAGAAGTGGAGAAATGCATCGAGTCCAGGTAAACATTGACTGCATGACTCAGTGTGCTACACAGCAGCCAGATTCCTCATGTTTGTGCAGAAGAGACATTCTGGAGAAAGTTTTGGAGCAATTTTTGCACGGTATTTCTTCACATCCGAATGGGTTGCAGATGAGCTCTCAGATTGGATCTGTCTGCAAAAGCCCTGTTGCAGTGAGGACAGGAAAATGGCTtctctcctaaaaaaaaaaaggaaacatcaaggaaaaataggataaagctttaaaaaagaagtttaattttCAGGACAGGAAAACCCCACTTTTATcctaagaaagaaagaaacaaacagaaagtgtttattttaataaagaatgtGTAGTAATCAGGCTACAGATGCAACagctttcagcactgctgaTTGTACTTGAGGAACTCAGTCTTTCCAGAATATGCTGCTAAGTGCAGTTGCTGAAGACAAGCTGCTGACACCTTCTGCATCTGCAGGTGCAGGCAGTACTTGAGGCTGGGCTCCTCCCAACATGCTCAAATATTTCCATAGAACTTTTCTGCTGAGTGAAGTGGGAATTACTGGGGACAAGGGCTTTGACTgaaagcagcaagcagcagtACAGATATTACAGTGTACCCAGTGTACTCAAAATCAAGTTTTTGtctcaacagaaaaacaaaacaaaacaaaactccaacAAAGACCAAACAACTGCTTCAGTGATGATGTATTTCAAATTCTTAAGGACTTGAGATAGCACATGCAAACCCTGCTAACTGCTCAAGGAACCAGAAAGAAGCTCCTCATgtatttctgtcttgtgctttaTTTCACAGATGGAGCTTTCTCAAAGTTAGCAATTTCCACAGACTGAAAGTTAACATAAAATCCTTACTGCAAAATGTTCAGCTGGGGGAAATGGGCTAAACCATTCTGAAATTATCAATGCTGATTTAGTCTAGTATCTGACCCCCAGTTATGAGACCATGCTacacacccccctccccagcccccctaCTCCCAGGAGGAAGAATTTAGCCTTTAAAGATACATTTGTGATTCTGCATAAGAATTTCAAGGTTAGTAAAGAAGcattgctggggttttttgccacCTGTGAAGATAAAGAGCAAAAGGACATCCTGATGTTATAGCAACAAGAAAGTGCAATTGCAATGGTTGTTCTTACCAGTGTGAGTTCTAATGTGTCCTTGAAGTAGCCAAGGTCTAGAGAAAGCCTTGCCACAGATCTTACAGACACAAGGCAGTGTGTGGGTCCTGATGTGCATCTTAAGCGCTCCCAGGCTGACATACTCCTTGTCACAGTACTTGCAGCTGAATGATTTCCTAGACTGGGCATCACAGTGCAGCTGCTTATGTTTGGCCAACCCAGAGAAAGTTGAATAGGTCTTGTTGCATAAACTGCACTGAAACTTTTCAGCTTCAATTGCATGGGGGTCTGAAAGCTTGGACTGGATTCTCTCTTCTTCATCGCTAATGGGACTTTCTGAACCGCTGTGATCTTTGGAGGAGGTGTCAGAAGGTGGAGGTGGGCTGACTCTTCCCAAAGATGAGGGGTATCCAGAAAGCGGAGAGAGGTCGTTGGGTAATGGAGACGGTAGCAGCCCGGTTGTAGTCCACACAGTAATGGGATTGTAAGCTACTGAGCTCAGGATCTCTGGCTGTGGTATTATAGGGACTGGATAGCTTTCATACAGGTATGGGGATATAATcactggagaaagaagaaaattttaggGTAAGAGAActaaaaagtatttcaaaaagcagtaaaattaaCATTTGGGGGATTAAAAGGTGCATAAATT
This DNA window, taken from Calypte anna isolate BGI_N300 chromosome 2, bCalAnn1_v1.p, whole genome shotgun sequence, encodes the following:
- the SNAI2 gene encoding zinc finger protein SNAI2, with amino-acid sequence MPRSFLVKKHFNSSKKPNYSELDTHTVIISPYLYESYPVPIIPQPEILSSVAYNPITVWTTTGLLPSPLPNDLSPLSGYPSSLGRVSPPPPSDTSSKDHSGSESPISDEEERIQSKLSDPHAIEAEKFQCSLCNKTYSTFSGLAKHKQLHCDAQSRKSFSCKYCDKEYVSLGALKMHIRTHTLPCVCKICGKAFSRPWLLQGHIRTHTGEKPFSCPHCNRAFADRSNLRAHLQPIRM